A stretch of the Bacteroidia bacterium genome encodes the following:
- a CDS encoding acyltransferase, producing MRPNSPQSTTVTPINHSNQLDGLRFFAVSVIMLGHWYQWTWTNPVYAKLPLVHGVDLFYVLSGFLITRILLNNRNSAPQISPSALLKTFYIRRFLRIFPIYYLLIFGLFAFNYANTRELFPWLVTYTSNLYQSFNNVSVGEFNHFWSLAVEEQFYLFWPLLMLLLPKRNIPWVLGITLVLALLSRAYFHFFVHKWMATSFFTLNCMHLFSLGGILAYFQLNKPNWFKNLSQSYWFFLAFVTYSLLFYGIETYHWDWFKVIFDEFLFGIVAFFAIAVAARNGFKYVSAFILEHPWVLHVGKISYGMYIIHLFIPSFYYWLFPKLGISLSNKFTEFVFLYLLTFGLAHLSWTYLESPINRLKSRFSYAVH from the coding sequence ATGAGACCAAATTCGCCACAAAGCACCACCGTTACTCCTATCAACCACAGCAATCAATTGGATGGTTTGCGTTTTTTCGCAGTTTCGGTAATCATGTTGGGCCATTGGTACCAGTGGACCTGGACCAACCCTGTTTATGCCAAGCTTCCCCTGGTTCATGGTGTCGATTTGTTTTATGTGTTAAGTGGTTTTCTTATCACCCGCATTTTGCTCAATAATCGAAATTCTGCTCCACAAATTTCTCCGTCTGCCCTCCTTAAAACCTTCTATATCCGTCGGTTTTTACGCATTTTTCCTATTTATTACCTGCTAATTTTCGGACTATTTGCCTTTAATTATGCCAATACCCGCGAGCTGTTTCCCTGGCTGGTAACCTATACCTCCAATTTGTACCAATCCTTTAATAATGTATCGGTAGGGGAGTTTAACCATTTTTGGTCCTTAGCGGTTGAAGAACAATTTTACCTTTTTTGGCCCTTGTTAATGTTGTTGTTGCCAAAGCGAAATATCCCTTGGGTGTTGGGAATTACCCTGGTGTTGGCCTTGCTTTCCCGGGCCTATTTTCACTTTTTTGTGCACAAATGGATGGCTACTTCCTTTTTTACCCTCAATTGCATGCACTTGTTCAGCTTGGGGGGCATTTTGGCCTATTTTCAACTAAATAAACCGAACTGGTTTAAAAACCTATCCCAATCGTATTGGTTTTTTCTTGCCTTTGTTACCTATTCCTTGTTGTTTTATGGAATCGAAACTTACCATTGGGATTGGTTCAAAGTCATTTTCGACGAATTTTTGTTTGGTATAGTCGCATTTTTTGCCATTGCTGTAGCCGCCCGAAACGGATTTAAATATGTATCGGCCTTCATATTAGAGCATCCATGGGTGCTGCATGTTGGCAAGATTTCCTATGGCATGTACATCATCCATTTGTTTATACCTTCCTTCTACTATTGGTTGTTTCCAAAGTTGGGCATATCCCTTTCCAATAAGTTTACCGAGTTTGTTTTTCTTTACCTGTTAACGTTTGGCCTGGCACATCTCAGTTGGACCTATCTTGAAAGTCCGATTAACCGCTTAAAGAGCCGTTTTAGTTACGCTGTTCACTAA